From a single Dendropsophus ebraccatus isolate aDenEbr1 chromosome 8, aDenEbr1.pat, whole genome shotgun sequence genomic region:
- the LOC138799051 gene encoding uncharacterized protein, giving the protein MDNDTKTPRQGISLHILDPGQHVTLKMNLRRTEESTGEEKPHTKESTGEEKPHTKESTGEEKPHTKESTGEEKPHTKESTGEEKPHTKESTGEEKPHTKESTGEEKPHTKESTGEEKPHTKESTGEEKPHTKESTGEEKPHTKESTGEEKPHTKESTGEEKPHTKESTVLTKAMSILDCVLLVLFQQEKALASGSLTHHMSVSKRGRGE; this is encoded by the exons ATGGACAATGACACCAAAACTCCTAGACAAGGCATCAGCCTTCACATTTTGGACCCTGGACAACATGTAACCTTAAAAATGAACCTG AGGCGTACGGAAGAGTCCACAGGTGAGGAGAAGCCACATACTAAAGAGTCCACAGGTGAGGAGAAGCCACATACTAAAGAGTCCACAGGTGAGGAGAAGCCACATACTAAAGAGTCCACAGGTGAGGAGAAGCCACATACTAAAGAGTCCACAGGTGAGGAGAAGCCACATACTAAAGAGTCCACAGGTGAGGAGAAGCCACATACTAAAGAGTCCACAGGTGAGGAGAAGCCACATACTAAAGAGTCCACAGGTGAGGAGAAGCCACATACTAAAGAGTCCACAGGTGAGGAGAAGCCACATACTAAAGAGTCCACAGGTGAGGAGAAGCCACATACTAAAGAGTCCACAGGTGAGGAGAAGCCACATACTAAAGAGTCCACAGGTGAGGAGAAGCCACACACTAAAGAGTCCACAG TGTTGACCAAGGCCATGTCAATCCTGGACTGCGTGTTACTTGTTTTATTCCAGCAAGAGAAGGCCCTAGCTTCCGGATCCCTCACCCACCACATGTCGGTCagcaaaagggggaggggggaatga
- the LOC138798367 gene encoding neuropeptide Y receptor type 4-2-like isoform X1 yields MVITVTEGPVAVAVTHGPAVSSNSPPDNMNHTVYFDTSSTAQLFQNSIKKNCGHSPDITPFLGTSYSLLIFFCLLGNSSLIYVICRRKEKGNVTHILIANLAFSDILVGIFCLPFTVVYTIMDYWVFGRCLCKITNFIGCASVTVSVMILVLIALERHQLILHPTGWKPNVPQAYTAVLLVWGMASLLALPLVYAVDLKEGPQNISKVLDFFADKSVCVEYWTSGQQRRAYTVTLLLLQYIIPLCFIICCYVRISVHLRRREGLFGRSYNHMRRVNLMLASMLGAFAVCYLPLQIFNNIVEWNHQLISVCYHNLIFSLCHLLGMISTCINPIIYGLLNSNVKQEVKILVQRCKGQRTEGPYMLDETEKLPLSTKHSAGNMLPGSPSSDPEQ; encoded by the exons ATGGTTATTACAGTTACTGAGGGTCCGGTGGCCGTTGCAGTTACGCATGGTCCTGCAGTTTCCAGTAACAG TCCACCAGACAACATGAACCACACGGTATATTTCGACACTTCATCTACTGCCCAGCTTTTCCAGAACTCCATCAAGAAGAACTGCGGCCATTCCCCAGATATCACGCCATTCCTCGGGACCTCGTACAGTCTGCTGATATTCTTCTGCTTGCTGGGGAACAGCTCTCTGATATACGTCATCTGCCGGAGGAAGGAGAAGGGAAACGTCACCCACATTCTCATTGCCAACTTGGCCTTCTCGGACATACTGGTTGGAATCTTTTGTTTGCCCTTCACGGTGGTCTACACCATTATGGATTATTGGGTGTTTGGTCGCTGCTTGTGTAAGATTACCAATTTTATTGGATGTGCATCGGTGACCGTCTCAGTCATGATCTTAGTGCTTATTGCCTTAGAGAGACACCAACTTATTCTCCACCCCACCGGTTGGAAGCCCAATGTCCCTCAGGCTTACACGGCCGTTCTCCTTGTCTGGGGGATGGCCTCTCTTCTAGCTTTGCCCTTGGTCTATGCTGTAGATCTGAAAGAAGGTCCTCAAAACATTTCCAAGGTGTTAGACTTTTTTGCAGACAAGTCTGTATGTGTCGAGTACTGGACATCAGGGCAGCAGAGGAGGGCATACACAGTGACTCTGCTGCTACTGCAATACATCATACCCCTCTGCTTTATAATTTGCTGCTACGTCCGTATATCTGTCCATCTGCGTCGCAGGGAGGGTCTATTTGGAAGAAGCTACAATCATATGAGAAGAGTGAATCTTATGCTGGCGTCCATGCTCGGAGCATTTGCGGTATGCTACTTGCCGCTCCAAATATTTAACAACATAGTGGAATGGAACCACCAACTGATCTCTGTTTGCTACCACAATCTTATCTTCTCACTGTGTCACCTGCTTGGCATGATCTCCACCTGCATCAACCCAATCATATATGGCCTGCTCAACAGCAACGTAAAGCAAGAGGTGAAGATCCTGGTGCAGAGGTGCAAAGGCCAGAGAACGGAGGGCCCATATATGCTGGACGAGACTGAAAAGCTTCCATTATCCACTAAACACAGTGCTGGTAACATGTTACCAGGGTCACCGAGCTCAGATCCAGAACAATGA
- the LOC138798367 gene encoding neuropeptide Y receptor type 4-2-like isoform X3: protein MASLSPPDNMNHTVYFDTSSTAQLFQNSIKKNCGHSPDITPFLGTSYSLLIFFCLLGNSSLIYVICRRKEKGNVTHILIANLAFSDILVGIFCLPFTVVYTIMDYWVFGRCLCKITNFIGCASVTVSVMILVLIALERHQLILHPTGWKPNVPQAYTAVLLVWGMASLLALPLVYAVDLKEGPQNISKVLDFFADKSVCVEYWTSGQQRRAYTVTLLLLQYIIPLCFIICCYVRISVHLRRREGLFGRSYNHMRRVNLMLASMLGAFAVCYLPLQIFNNIVEWNHQLISVCYHNLIFSLCHLLGMISTCINPIIYGLLNSNVKQEVKILVQRCKGQRTEGPYMLDETEKLPLSTKHSAGNMLPGSPSSDPEQ from the exons ATGGCTTCTCTGAG TCCACCAGACAACATGAACCACACGGTATATTTCGACACTTCATCTACTGCCCAGCTTTTCCAGAACTCCATCAAGAAGAACTGCGGCCATTCCCCAGATATCACGCCATTCCTCGGGACCTCGTACAGTCTGCTGATATTCTTCTGCTTGCTGGGGAACAGCTCTCTGATATACGTCATCTGCCGGAGGAAGGAGAAGGGAAACGTCACCCACATTCTCATTGCCAACTTGGCCTTCTCGGACATACTGGTTGGAATCTTTTGTTTGCCCTTCACGGTGGTCTACACCATTATGGATTATTGGGTGTTTGGTCGCTGCTTGTGTAAGATTACCAATTTTATTGGATGTGCATCGGTGACCGTCTCAGTCATGATCTTAGTGCTTATTGCCTTAGAGAGACACCAACTTATTCTCCACCCCACCGGTTGGAAGCCCAATGTCCCTCAGGCTTACACGGCCGTTCTCCTTGTCTGGGGGATGGCCTCTCTTCTAGCTTTGCCCTTGGTCTATGCTGTAGATCTGAAAGAAGGTCCTCAAAACATTTCCAAGGTGTTAGACTTTTTTGCAGACAAGTCTGTATGTGTCGAGTACTGGACATCAGGGCAGCAGAGGAGGGCATACACAGTGACTCTGCTGCTACTGCAATACATCATACCCCTCTGCTTTATAATTTGCTGCTACGTCCGTATATCTGTCCATCTGCGTCGCAGGGAGGGTCTATTTGGAAGAAGCTACAATCATATGAGAAGAGTGAATCTTATGCTGGCGTCCATGCTCGGAGCATTTGCGGTATGCTACTTGCCGCTCCAAATATTTAACAACATAGTGGAATGGAACCACCAACTGATCTCTGTTTGCTACCACAATCTTATCTTCTCACTGTGTCACCTGCTTGGCATGATCTCCACCTGCATCAACCCAATCATATATGGCCTGCTCAACAGCAACGTAAAGCAAGAGGTGAAGATCCTGGTGCAGAGGTGCAAAGGCCAGAGAACGGAGGGCCCATATATGCTGGACGAGACTGAAAAGCTTCCATTATCCACTAAACACAGTGCTGGTAACATGTTACCAGGGTCACCGAGCTCAGATCCAGAACAATGA
- the LOC138798367 gene encoding neuropeptide Y receptor type 4-2-like isoform X4 codes for MNHTVYFDTSSTAQLFQNSIKKNCGHSPDITPFLGTSYSLLIFFCLLGNSSLIYVICRRKEKGNVTHILIANLAFSDILVGIFCLPFTVVYTIMDYWVFGRCLCKITNFIGCASVTVSVMILVLIALERHQLILHPTGWKPNVPQAYTAVLLVWGMASLLALPLVYAVDLKEGPQNISKVLDFFADKSVCVEYWTSGQQRRAYTVTLLLLQYIIPLCFIICCYVRISVHLRRREGLFGRSYNHMRRVNLMLASMLGAFAVCYLPLQIFNNIVEWNHQLISVCYHNLIFSLCHLLGMISTCINPIIYGLLNSNVKQEVKILVQRCKGQRTEGPYMLDETEKLPLSTKHSAGNMLPGSPSSDPEQ; via the coding sequence ATGAACCACACGGTATATTTCGACACTTCATCTACTGCCCAGCTTTTCCAGAACTCCATCAAGAAGAACTGCGGCCATTCCCCAGATATCACGCCATTCCTCGGGACCTCGTACAGTCTGCTGATATTCTTCTGCTTGCTGGGGAACAGCTCTCTGATATACGTCATCTGCCGGAGGAAGGAGAAGGGAAACGTCACCCACATTCTCATTGCCAACTTGGCCTTCTCGGACATACTGGTTGGAATCTTTTGTTTGCCCTTCACGGTGGTCTACACCATTATGGATTATTGGGTGTTTGGTCGCTGCTTGTGTAAGATTACCAATTTTATTGGATGTGCATCGGTGACCGTCTCAGTCATGATCTTAGTGCTTATTGCCTTAGAGAGACACCAACTTATTCTCCACCCCACCGGTTGGAAGCCCAATGTCCCTCAGGCTTACACGGCCGTTCTCCTTGTCTGGGGGATGGCCTCTCTTCTAGCTTTGCCCTTGGTCTATGCTGTAGATCTGAAAGAAGGTCCTCAAAACATTTCCAAGGTGTTAGACTTTTTTGCAGACAAGTCTGTATGTGTCGAGTACTGGACATCAGGGCAGCAGAGGAGGGCATACACAGTGACTCTGCTGCTACTGCAATACATCATACCCCTCTGCTTTATAATTTGCTGCTACGTCCGTATATCTGTCCATCTGCGTCGCAGGGAGGGTCTATTTGGAAGAAGCTACAATCATATGAGAAGAGTGAATCTTATGCTGGCGTCCATGCTCGGAGCATTTGCGGTATGCTACTTGCCGCTCCAAATATTTAACAACATAGTGGAATGGAACCACCAACTGATCTCTGTTTGCTACCACAATCTTATCTTCTCACTGTGTCACCTGCTTGGCATGATCTCCACCTGCATCAACCCAATCATATATGGCCTGCTCAACAGCAACGTAAAGCAAGAGGTGAAGATCCTGGTGCAGAGGTGCAAAGGCCAGAGAACGGAGGGCCCATATATGCTGGACGAGACTGAAAAGCTTCCATTATCCACTAAACACAGTGCTGGTAACATGTTACCAGGGTCACCGAGCTCAGATCCAGAACAATGA
- the LOC138798367 gene encoding neuropeptide Y receptor type 4-2-like isoform X2 — MVLQFPVTGRSFISPPDNMNHTVYFDTSSTAQLFQNSIKKNCGHSPDITPFLGTSYSLLIFFCLLGNSSLIYVICRRKEKGNVTHILIANLAFSDILVGIFCLPFTVVYTIMDYWVFGRCLCKITNFIGCASVTVSVMILVLIALERHQLILHPTGWKPNVPQAYTAVLLVWGMASLLALPLVYAVDLKEGPQNISKVLDFFADKSVCVEYWTSGQQRRAYTVTLLLLQYIIPLCFIICCYVRISVHLRRREGLFGRSYNHMRRVNLMLASMLGAFAVCYLPLQIFNNIVEWNHQLISVCYHNLIFSLCHLLGMISTCINPIIYGLLNSNVKQEVKILVQRCKGQRTEGPYMLDETEKLPLSTKHSAGNMLPGSPSSDPEQ, encoded by the exons ATGGTCCTGCAGTTTCCAGTAACAGGTCGGAGTTTTATCAG TCCACCAGACAACATGAACCACACGGTATATTTCGACACTTCATCTACTGCCCAGCTTTTCCAGAACTCCATCAAGAAGAACTGCGGCCATTCCCCAGATATCACGCCATTCCTCGGGACCTCGTACAGTCTGCTGATATTCTTCTGCTTGCTGGGGAACAGCTCTCTGATATACGTCATCTGCCGGAGGAAGGAGAAGGGAAACGTCACCCACATTCTCATTGCCAACTTGGCCTTCTCGGACATACTGGTTGGAATCTTTTGTTTGCCCTTCACGGTGGTCTACACCATTATGGATTATTGGGTGTTTGGTCGCTGCTTGTGTAAGATTACCAATTTTATTGGATGTGCATCGGTGACCGTCTCAGTCATGATCTTAGTGCTTATTGCCTTAGAGAGACACCAACTTATTCTCCACCCCACCGGTTGGAAGCCCAATGTCCCTCAGGCTTACACGGCCGTTCTCCTTGTCTGGGGGATGGCCTCTCTTCTAGCTTTGCCCTTGGTCTATGCTGTAGATCTGAAAGAAGGTCCTCAAAACATTTCCAAGGTGTTAGACTTTTTTGCAGACAAGTCTGTATGTGTCGAGTACTGGACATCAGGGCAGCAGAGGAGGGCATACACAGTGACTCTGCTGCTACTGCAATACATCATACCCCTCTGCTTTATAATTTGCTGCTACGTCCGTATATCTGTCCATCTGCGTCGCAGGGAGGGTCTATTTGGAAGAAGCTACAATCATATGAGAAGAGTGAATCTTATGCTGGCGTCCATGCTCGGAGCATTTGCGGTATGCTACTTGCCGCTCCAAATATTTAACAACATAGTGGAATGGAACCACCAACTGATCTCTGTTTGCTACCACAATCTTATCTTCTCACTGTGTCACCTGCTTGGCATGATCTCCACCTGCATCAACCCAATCATATATGGCCTGCTCAACAGCAACGTAAAGCAAGAGGTGAAGATCCTGGTGCAGAGGTGCAAAGGCCAGAGAACGGAGGGCCCATATATGCTGGACGAGACTGAAAAGCTTCCATTATCCACTAAACACAGTGCTGGTAACATGTTACCAGGGTCACCGAGCTCAGATCCAGAACAATGA